Proteins encoded by one window of Rouxiella chamberiensis:
- the mltG gene encoding endolytic transglycosylase MltG: MKIKKIRVLGLIVIILLAVAAIGYFKVERFADRKINVVNEKIFTLPAGTGRVVLEDMLVKQKLIASPWLFTLLLHLEPELAEFKAGTYRFPAGMTVRQMLELLRSGKEAQFTVRFVEGFRLQDWMQVVQKAGYLKHELTGKSDDDIATALGMQDAKNAEGWLYPDTYAYTAGTTDLSLFKRAHQRMEKTVAKIWQDRDTSLPYKTPTDMLTMASIIEKETAIKDERKEVASVFINRLRIGMRLQTDPTVIYGMGDSYKGTIARKDLETPTPYNTYVIEGLPPSPIAMPSEASIEAAAHPAKTDFLYFVADGKGGHTFTTNLDSHNKAVRAYRDLMKNKNEK, encoded by the coding sequence ATGAAAATCAAAAAAATCAGAGTATTGGGTCTTATTGTCATTATCCTGCTGGCTGTGGCGGCAATCGGCTACTTCAAGGTCGAGCGCTTTGCCGATCGCAAGATTAATGTGGTAAACGAAAAAATCTTTACCTTGCCCGCAGGCACCGGTCGTGTCGTGCTGGAAGACATGCTGGTAAAGCAAAAACTGATTGCCTCGCCTTGGCTGTTCACGCTGCTATTGCACCTGGAGCCGGAACTCGCCGAGTTCAAGGCCGGTACGTATCGTTTCCCGGCGGGCATGACGGTGCGTCAGATGCTTGAACTGCTCCGTAGCGGTAAAGAGGCACAGTTTACCGTGCGTTTCGTGGAAGGGTTCCGTTTGCAGGACTGGATGCAGGTCGTGCAAAAGGCCGGTTATCTCAAGCATGAACTGACCGGCAAGAGTGACGATGACATTGCCACGGCGCTGGGTATGCAAGATGCCAAAAATGCCGAAGGCTGGCTCTACCCCGACACTTATGCCTATACCGCAGGCACGACCGATCTTTCGCTGTTCAAGCGTGCGCATCAGCGTATGGAAAAGACCGTGGCGAAGATCTGGCAGGATCGCGATACTTCATTGCCGTATAAAACGCCGACGGATATGCTGACTATGGCGTCTATTATCGAAAAAGAGACGGCCATCAAAGACGAGCGTAAAGAAGTGGCTTCGGTGTTTATCAATCGTTTACGTATTGGTATGCGCCTGCAAACGGATCCTACGGTTATCTACGGCATGGGCGACAGCTATAAAGGTACGATCGCCAGGAAGGATCTCGAGACGCCAACGCCGTATAATACCTATGTTATCGAAGGTCTGCCGCCGTCGCCGATTGCCATGCCGAGTGAAGCCTCGATTGAAGCGGCCGCGCATCCTGCGAAAACCGATTTCCTCTATTTTGTCGCCGATGGCAAGGGTGGCCACACCTTTACCACCAACCTCGACAGCCATAACAAGGCAGTGCGCGCCTATCGCGACCTGATGAAAAACAAGAATGAAAAGTAG